In Capsicum annuum cultivar UCD-10X-F1 chromosome 7, UCD10Xv1.1, whole genome shotgun sequence, one genomic interval encodes:
- the LOC107877809 gene encoding uncharacterized protein LOC107877809 yields the protein MENEDHTWMYNRTYRNRVGLREEYKDGVAEFISKAMTRNAFLTGGTIRCPCWKCKCCKLLSPDVVTLQLVTLHLYKNGFMLNCTVWIAHGESRAINNFAFQNYIESPIRENNVESSRYSEMVRDSFGTHSRAQNEPNDEAKHFYE from the coding sequence ATGGAAAATGAAGATCATACATGGATGTATAATAGAACTTATCGTAACCGTGTGGGGTTGAGAGAGGAATATAAAGATGGGGTAGCTGAATTTATTTCTAAAGCAATGACACGTAATGCTTTTCTTACTGGAGGGACAATTAGGTGTCCTTGTTGGAAATGCAAGTGTTGCAAGTTATTGAGTCCAGATGTTGTTACATTACAGCTTgttacattacatctttataaGAATGGTTTTATGTTGAATTGTACTGTATGGATAGCTCATGGAGAGAGTAGAGCTATTAATAATTTTGCTTTTCAGAATTATATTGAAAGtccaataagagagaataatgttgaaagttcACGATATAGTGAGATGGTTAGGGATTCTTTTGGGACACATTCAAGGGctcaaaatgaaccaaatgaTGAGGCTAAGCACTTTTATGAATAG
- the LOC107877810 gene encoding DNA (cytosine-5)-methyltransferase DRM2, with amino-acid sequence MGKKDFCEEDSDNIDWDTEDELEIEDTTFRDSTTTTAGYHAVIAGHGEASSSSVPAPSKFIQEFVVMGFTEDSIAKAIEQNGENSDLVLDALLTLKAIEDSPEEQPSASPHLEPCISSDDNSSDYNENFLDDVYEEDSWSSDSDFCMNSAEQFYLKEESSSLSEKEQTLLSLANMGYPVEEVSIAMERCGPEASLAELTDFICAAQMARADDPYLPEDVKPKLNHISNGGGYKKRKMFNQLDKSKKQRAIFDEETIRLPKPMIGFGVPTESVPAMVQRTLPEQALGPPFFYYENVALAPKGVWDTISRFLYDIAPEFVDSKYFCAAARKRGYIHNLPIENRFPLLPLPPRTINEALPLTKKWWPSWDPRTKLNCLQTAYGSARLTNRIRKAVEAFDGEPPMRVQKYVLDQCRKWNLVWVGRNKVATLEPDEVEMLLGFPKNHTRGGGISRTDRYKSLGNSFQVDTVAYHLSVLKDLFPNGINVLSLFSGIGGAEVALYRLGIQLNNVVSVEKSEVNRNIVRSWWEQTNQRGNLIDFDDVQQLNGDRLEQLIDSFGGFDLLIGGSPCNNLAGSNRVSRDGLEGTESSLFYDYVRILDLVKSIMSRNR; translated from the exons ATG GGAAAAAAGGATTTTTGTGAAGAAGATAGTGACAACATTGACTGGGATACTGAAGACGAGTTGGAAATTGAGGACACTACATTTAGGGATTCGACAACTACTACTGCTGGATATCATGCTGTTATTGCTGGTCATGGGGAG GCAAGCTCATCATCAGTTCCTGCCCCGTCTAAATTCATTCAGGAGTTTGTAGTGATGGGATTTACTGAAGACTCTATTGCAAAAGCAATAGAACAAAATG GAGAAAATTCAGATTTGGTGCTGGATGCGCTTTTGACATTAAAG GCCATTGAAGACTCTCCTGAAGAACAGCCCAGTGCTAGCCCTCACTTGGAACCCTGCATTAGTTCTGATGATAACTCCTCTGATTACAATGAGAATTTTCTGGATGATGTTTATGAGGAAGATAGTTGGTCCTCTGACTCAGACTTCTGTATG AATTCTGCTGAACagttttacttgaaagaagagaGCAGTTCTTTGTCTGAAAAAGAGCAGACATTATTATCCCTGGCAAATATGGGATACCCGGTGGAAGAGGTTTCTATAGCAATGGAGAGATGTG GTCCAGAAGCATCACTTGCTGAATTGACAGATTTCATCTGTGCTGCTCAAATGGCAAGAGCAGACGATCCCTATCTGCCAGAAGATGTAAAG CCAAAACTGAACCATATATCAAATGGTGGTGGATACAAGAAGAGGAAGATGTTCAACCAATTGGACAAAAGCAAAAAGCAAAGGGCGATTTTTGATGAAGAGACCATCCGTTTGCCCAAGCCTATGATTGGATTTGGGGTTCCTACAGAATCAGTTCCAGCAATGGTCCAAAGAACTCTTCCGGAGCAAGCTTTGGGACCCCCCTTTTTCTATTATGAAAATGTTGCTTTAGCTCCAAAGGGGGTATGGGACACCATTTCCAGGTTCCTATATGATATTGCGCCTGAATTTGTAGACTCAAAGTACTTTTGTGCTGCTGCAAGAAAAAGGGGTTATATTCATAATCTACCCAttgaaaatagatttcctttgctTCCACTTCCCCCACGCACCATTAATGAGGCACTTCCCCTGACAAAGAAATGGTGGCCATCTTGGGATCCACGGACGAAATTAAATTGTTTGCAAACAGCTTATGGGAGTGCAAGACTAactaataggatcaggaaagcTGTGGAGGCCTTTGATGGTGAGCCACCTATGAGGGTGCAAAAGTATGTTCTTGATCAATGTCGGAAGTGGAATTTGGTGTGGGTTGGGAGAAACAAAGTTGCTACTTTGGAGCCAGATGAAGTTGAAATGCTGTTGGGGTTTCCGAAGAACCATACCAGGGGAGGTGGTATAAGTAGGACTGATAGATACAAATCTCTTGGTAACTCATTCCAG GTTGATACAGTGGCATACCATTTATCGGTATTGAAAGACTTGTTTCCAAATGGTATCAATGTCTTATCACTCTTCTCTGGGATAGGCGGTGCTGAAGTTGCTCTTTACCGTCTCGGAATTCAACTGAACAATGTGGTTTCTGTGGAAAAATCTGAAGTCAACAGGAACATCGTCAGAAGTTGGTGGGAACAAACAAATCAGAGAGGGAATCTTATAGATTTTGATGATGTGCAGCAGTTGAATGGAGACCGGTTGGAGCAGCTGATAGATTCATTTGGCGGATTTGATTTACTGATTGGTGGAAGCCCATGCAACAACCTTGCAGGCAGTAACAGGGTGAGCAGAGACGGTCTTGAAGGGACAGAGTCCTCTCTATTTTATGACTATGTCCGGATACTGGACTTGGTCAAGTCCATAATGTCTAGAAATAGATAG